From the Accumulibacter sp. genome, one window contains:
- a CDS encoding ABC transporter ATP-binding protein produces the protein MLVNATPCINTRRTLQIQDVGMVFPTKRGPFVALRDINLEVQRGEFVTLIGHSGCGKSTLLNLVAGLTTPSSGILLLQERELTGPGPDRGVVFQNHSLLPWLSCLDNVLLAVERVFGEKEGKAQLRERALAALDLVGMSHAVAKRPQEISGGMKQRVGIARALAMEPKMLLMDEPFGALDALTRARLQDELMKIVATTGATVMMVTHDVDEAVLLSDRIVMMTNGPAATIGEVLRVDLPRPRARVVLAENRDYVQYRKEVIDFLYTRHSHVERVA, from the coding sequence ATGCTTGTCAATGCCACTCCTTGCATCAACACCCGGCGGACGCTGCAGATCCAGGACGTCGGCATGGTTTTCCCCACCAAGCGTGGCCCCTTCGTCGCATTGCGTGACATCAACCTCGAAGTGCAGCGCGGCGAGTTCGTCACCCTCATTGGCCACTCGGGCTGCGGCAAGAGCACGCTGTTGAACCTGGTGGCCGGCCTGACCACACCTTCCAGCGGCATCCTGCTGCTCCAGGAACGCGAGCTGACGGGGCCCGGGCCAGATCGTGGCGTCGTTTTCCAGAATCACTCGCTGTTGCCGTGGCTGAGCTGCCTGGACAACGTGCTGCTGGCCGTCGAGCGGGTGTTCGGCGAAAAGGAAGGCAAGGCGCAGCTGCGCGAACGCGCGCTGGCGGCGCTGGACCTGGTCGGCATGAGCCACGCGGTGGCCAAGCGCCCGCAGGAGATCTCCGGCGGCATGAAGCAGCGCGTGGGCATCGCGCGCGCTCTCGCCATGGAGCCGAAAATGCTGTTGATGGACGAACCCTTCGGCGCGCTCGATGCGCTCACGCGCGCGCGGCTCCAGGACGAACTGATGAAGATCGTCGCCACCACCGGGGCGACGGTCATGATGGTGACGCACGACGTCGACGAGGCGGTGCTGCTCAGCGACCGCATCGTGATGATGACCAACGGTCCGGCCGCCACCATCGGCGAGGTGCTGCGCGTGGACCTGCCGCGCCCGCGCGCCCGCGTGGTGCTGGCGGAGAAC
- the ntrB gene encoding nitrate ABC transporter permease codes for MGRALLDTPRDVAPPADTPPVRRATVVAVGTATKAAPAPREPFDWRGLGARVLPPLGGVALLIAVWALATQKSASFPTPLATFDAAVKLFSDPFYSNGPNDQGIGWNILFSLQRVGLGFGLAALVGIPLGFIIGRFTLFNRMLSPLISVLKPVSPLAWLPIGLLVFKSANPAAIWTIFICSIWPMVINTAVGVQKVPEDYLNVARVLKLSEWKIATRILLPSVMPYMLTGVRLSVGTAWLVIVAAEMLTGGVGIGFWVWDEWNNLNVAHIIIAIFVIGAVGLLLEWSLLAVARRFDYS; via the coding sequence ATGGGCAGAGCCCTCTTGGACACCCCGCGCGACGTGGCCCCGCCCGCCGACACGCCACCGGTGCGCCGAGCCACTGTCGTTGCCGTGGGCACCGCGACGAAAGCGGCCCCTGCGCCGCGCGAGCCCTTCGACTGGCGCGGCCTCGGCGCGCGGGTCTTGCCGCCTCTGGGCGGCGTGGCCCTGTTGATCGCCGTCTGGGCGCTGGCGACGCAGAAGAGCGCCAGCTTCCCGACGCCACTGGCCACCTTCGACGCGGCGGTCAAGCTCTTTTCCGACCCGTTCTACAGCAACGGCCCCAACGACCAGGGCATCGGCTGGAACATCCTGTTCTCGCTGCAGCGCGTGGGCCTGGGCTTCGGCCTGGCAGCGCTGGTCGGCATACCGCTGGGCTTCATCATCGGCCGCTTCACGCTGTTCAACCGCATGCTCTCGCCGCTGATCAGCGTGCTCAAACCGGTGTCGCCGCTGGCATGGCTGCCGATTGGCCTGCTGGTCTTCAAGAGCGCCAACCCGGCGGCGATCTGGACCATCTTCATCTGCTCGATCTGGCCGATGGTGATCAACACCGCGGTCGGTGTACAGAAGGTGCCTGAGGACTACCTCAACGTCGCTCGCGTGCTGAAGCTCAGCGAGTGGAAGATCGCCACCCGCATCCTGCTGCCGTCGGTGATGCCGTACATGCTCACCGGCGTGCGCTTGAGCGTGGGCACCGCCTGGTTGGTGATCGTCGCGGCCGAGATGCTGACCGGCGGCGTGGGCATCGGCTTCTGGGTCTGGGACGAGTGGAACAACCTCAACGTCGCCCACATCATCATCGCCATCTTCGTCATCGGCGCGGTCGGGCTGCTGCTCGAATGGTCGCTGCTGGCAGTGGCACGCCGCTTCGACTACAGCTGA
- the nifM gene encoding nitrogen fixation protein NifM produces MPEAGGIYRSIKLAAQLFGKPLESLAPAELQRLSRVADRQQEIETLILETPEAARVQLPVAAIDASLMEIRGRYGDDEEYHTELQRVGLDASSLRQAVARDLLVEAVLETVAAASAAVSDTDVEIFWYMNRQRFRLGETRVLRHLLVTINDGLAGNERAAARARIDAIHARLLREPQRFAEQALKHSECPTAFHGGLLGRVPRGRLYPQLEAVAFSLAEGMLSGVIESELGYHLVRCEAIQRERLLSFVEARQTIREHLAGQQQALCRNAWIRALRRQGAERSSEAKRRSAPTPPTERPPKPPWRSV; encoded by the coding sequence ATGCCTGAAGCGGGCGGCATCTACCGCTCGATCAAGCTCGCCGCGCAATTGTTCGGCAAGCCCCTGGAGTCTCTCGCACCGGCAGAGCTGCAGCGGCTGAGCCGGGTCGCCGACCGGCAGCAGGAGATCGAGACGCTGATCCTGGAGACACCCGAAGCGGCCCGCGTGCAGCTCCCGGTGGCCGCGATCGACGCCAGCCTGATGGAAATACGCGGTCGCTACGGCGACGATGAGGAGTATCACACGGAGCTTCAGCGCGTCGGCCTGGACGCGTCCTCGTTGCGCCAGGCGGTGGCGCGCGACCTGTTGGTCGAGGCAGTTCTGGAAACGGTCGCGGCAGCTTCGGCGGCGGTCAGCGATACCGATGTCGAGATCTTCTGGTACATGAACCGGCAACGCTTTCGCCTTGGCGAAACGCGCGTGCTGCGACACCTGCTGGTGACCATCAACGACGGTCTGGCGGGCAACGAGCGAGCGGCCGCACGCGCCCGCATCGACGCCATCCACGCCCGCTTGCTCAGGGAGCCGCAGCGCTTTGCGGAGCAGGCCCTCAAGCATTCCGAATGCCCGACGGCGTTCCATGGTGGCCTGCTCGGCCGCGTGCCGCGTGGCCGCCTTTATCCGCAACTCGAGGCGGTCGCTTTTTCGCTCGCCGAGGGGATGCTCTCTGGCGTGATCGAGAGCGAACTCGGCTACCACCTGGTGCGCTGCGAAGCCATCCAGCGCGAACGGCTGCTGAGCTTCGTGGAAGCCCGCCAGACGATCCGCGAACATCTCGCAGGGCAACAGCAGGCCCTCTGCCGGAACGCCTGGATCAGGGCGCTGCGCCGGCAGGGGGCCGAACGGTCATCCGAGGCGAAGCGCAGGTCAGCACCGACGCCGCCGACAGAGAGGCCGCCCAAGCCACCATGGCGATCAGTTTGA
- a CDS encoding nitrogen fixation protein NifZ: MLPRWDYGDAVRVTRNVRNDGTFPGVPTGDLLVRRGRIGHVRDVGTFLQDQIIYSVHFLDEGRVVGCREEELLGVDQPWIESRFEVRERVRALRPLAVCGEIRVPPGSRGEILNLERSETGGVVYRTHFDCLAGIPVWVPEAALGEWPRSGDA, from the coding sequence GTGTTGCCGCGCTGGGACTACGGCGACGCGGTACGGGTGACGCGCAACGTGCGCAACGACGGCACCTTCCCGGGCGTCCCGACCGGCGACCTGCTGGTGCGACGCGGGCGCATCGGGCATGTGCGTGATGTCGGCACCTTCCTCCAGGACCAGATCATCTACTCTGTCCACTTCCTCGACGAGGGGCGCGTGGTCGGCTGTCGTGAAGAGGAACTGCTCGGCGTCGACCAGCCGTGGATCGAAAGCCGCTTCGAGGTGCGCGAGAGGGTGCGCGCGCTGCGCCCGCTGGCCGTGTGTGGGGAAATCCGGGTGCCTCCCGGCAGTCGTGGGGAAATCCTGAATCTCGAAAGATCGGAGACCGGGGGCGTCGTCTATCGGACGCACTTCGACTGTCTCGCGGGCATCCCCGTGTGGGTACCCGAGGCCGCTCTGGGTGAATGGCCGCGGTCCGGCGATGCCTGA
- the nifW gene encoding nitrogenase-stabilizing/protective protein NifW, which produces MACANDTFADDLAELSSAEEFLDYFGIDFAVPVVQVNRLHILQRFHDYLAKQEAGKAPDYLAYRHWLARAYGDFVGSSAQAEKVFAVFQKAEGSSFVPLSSLTD; this is translated from the coding sequence ATGGCTTGCGCCAACGACACCTTTGCCGACGACCTCGCCGAGCTGAGTTCGGCGGAAGAATTTCTCGACTACTTCGGTATCGACTTCGCCGTGCCGGTGGTGCAGGTCAATCGCCTGCACATCCTGCAACGCTTTCACGATTATCTGGCCAAGCAGGAAGCCGGCAAGGCGCCCGACTACCTCGCCTATCGTCACTGGTTGGCACGCGCGTACGGCGACTTCGTCGGCTCCAGCGCGCAGGCCGAAAAGGTCTTTGCCGTCTTCCAGAAGGCCGAGGGCTCGTCCTTCGTCCCACTTTCCTCGCTGACGGACTGA